In Xiphophorus hellerii strain 12219 chromosome 13, Xiphophorus_hellerii-4.1, whole genome shotgun sequence, the following proteins share a genomic window:
- the abcf1 gene encoding ATP-binding cassette sub-family F member 1 isoform X1: MPKKAKEETEWVDTDVAPGAEKTVKKGKKDKKGKKSFFEELSTESKPEKVDEAAGKDNQTKQPQKKKERRKGKGVDVGEKDDEDVMLTLKNLSVQGSDEEDEPGITPSKGNKKTTGNIFAALSQGQSDDEQDLDEDDDKPVVKKGKGKAAEQQRNIADNKDDDEEDDEGSDSMMQSAEDVIAQQAKEATDDPFANLSKKEKKKKKKQMEYERQVASVRAQNALEGDFSVSQAELSSRQAMLENASDIKLEKFSISAHGKELFVNADLLIVAGRRYGLVGPNGKGKTTLLKHIANRALSIPPNIDVLLCEQEVIADDTPAVQAVLKADTRRLKLLEEEKMLQARLEKGEDSVAQRLEKVYEELRVIGAAAAEAKARRILAGLSFTPEMQNRATKRFSGGWRMRVSLARALFMEPTLLMLDEPTNHLDLNAVIWLNNYLQSWKKTLLIVSHDQSFLDDVCTDIIHLDNQKLYYYRGNYLTFKKMYVQKQKELQKQYDKQEKKLKELKAGGKSTKQAEKQTKEALTRKQQKGKKKGPQEEESLEAPELLKRPKEYTVKFTFPNPPPLSPPILGLHSVDFGYEGQKPLFKNVDFGIDMDSRICIVGPNGVGKSTLLLLLTGKLNPIKGEMRKNHRLKVGFFNQQYADQLNMEETATEYLMRNFNLPYQDSRKCLGRFGLESHAHTIQISKLSGGQKARVVFSELACRQPDVLILDEPTNNLDIESIDALSEAINEYKGAVIIVSHDARLITETQCQLWVVEDCTVNQIEGDFDDYKREVLEALGETMVNKVNP; this comes from the exons atgcctaaaaaagcaaaagaagaaacagaatgGGTGGACACTGATGTCGCTCCAGGGGCAG aaaaaacagttaaaaaaggaaagaaagacaaaaaggggaaaaagaGT ttttttgaaGAGCTCTCAACTGAAAGCAAACCTGAGAAGGTCGATGAGGCTGCTGGGAAAGACAATCAAACAAAACAG ccccagaaaaaaaaagaacgacgGAAAGGAAAAGGAGTGGATGTGGGTGAGAAGGATGATGAGGATGTCATGCTGACCTTGAAAAATCTCTCAGTGCAAGGAAGCGATGAGGAAGATGAACCAG GCATCACACCCAgcaaaggaaacaagaaaacg ACTGGAAACATCTTTGCTGCTCTGAGCCAAGGACAGAGTGATGATGAACAAGATCTGGATGAAGATGACGATAAACCTGTAGTGAAG aaaggaaaaggaaaagcagCTGAGCAACAACGGAACATAGCTGATAATAAGGATGAcgatgaggaagatgatgaaggAAGTGACAGTATGATG CAGAGCGCTGAGGATGTCATTGCACAACAGGCCAAGGAGGCAACAGATGACCCGTTTGCTAACCTGagtaaaaaggagaaaaagaagaaaaaaaaacag ATGGAATATGAGCGTCAGGTGGCAAGTGTCCGAGCTCAAAACGCATTGGAAGGAGATTTCTCGGTATCTCAGGCCGAGCTGTCCTCCAGGCAGGCGATGCTGGAGAATGCCTCAGATATTAAG CTGGAGAAGTTCAGCATATCTGCTCATGGCAAGGAGCTTTTTGTCAATGCTGACCTTCTGATTGTGGCAGGAAGAAGATATGGTTTAGTTGGACCAAATGG CAAAGGAAAGACCACCTTACTAAAACACATAGCAAACAGAGCTCTCAGTATCCCCCCCAACATCGACGTGTTGCTGTGTGAACAGG AGGTGATAGCTGATGACACCCCGGCAGTGCAAGCTGTGCTGAAAGCTGACACCCGCCGCCTGAAGCTCCTCGAGGAGGAGAAGATGCTCCAGGCTCGTCTGGAGAAGGGAGAGGACAGCGTGGCCCAGAGGCTGGAGAAG GTGTATGAAGAGCTGAGGGTGattggagctgcagcagcagaggccaAGGCCAGACGGATCCTGGCCGGTCTGTCTTTTACCCCTGAGATGCAGAACAGAGCCACCAAGCGTTTCTCAGGAGGATGGAGGATGAGAGTTTCCCTTGCTAG agccCTGTTCATGGAGCCCACCCTGCTGATGCTGGATGAGCCCACCAACCACCTGGACCTGAACGCTGTCATCTGGCTGAACAA CTACCTTCAAAGCTGGAAGAAGACTCTCCTCATAGTGTCCCATGACCAGAGTTTTCTCGATGATGTGTGTACTGATATTATCCACCTAGACAACCAAAAACTCTACTATTATAGAGGAAACTATT TGACCTTCAAGAAAATGTACGTGCAGAAGCAGAAGGAGTTGCAGAAGCAATATGACAAACAGGAGAAGAAACTCAAAGAGCTGAAGGCTGGAGGCAAGTCCACCAAGCAGGCT GAGAAACAGACTAAGGAGGCCCTGACCAGGAAGCAGCAAAAGGGCAAAAAGAAAGGACCTCAGGAGGAGGAGAGCCTGGAGGCTCCAGAGCTGCTCAAGAGGCCAAAGGAGTACACTGTGAAGTTCACCTTCCCCAACCCTCCTCCACTCTCTCCACCCATCCTGGGCCTGCACA GTGTTGACTTTGGCTACGAGGGTCAGAAGCCTCTCTTCAAAAATGTGGACTTTGGCATTGACATGGACTCCAGGA TTTGCATCGTGGGACCCAATGGTGTTGGGAAGAgtactctgctgctgctgctcacagGAAAATTAAATCCT attaAGGGTGAAATGAGGAAGAATCACCGCTTG AAAGTGGGCTTCTTTAATCAGCAATATGCTGATCAACTGAACATGGAGGAGACGGCAACAGAGTATCTAATGAGAAACTTCAACCTGCCCTACCAGGATAGCAGAAAGTGCCTGGGACGCTTTGGCCTTGAAAGTCATGCACACACCATTCAGATCTCCAAACTCTCTG GCGGCCAGAAAGCCAGAGTTGTGTTTTCAGAGTTGGCTTGTCGTCAGCCAGATGTGCTTATCTTG gatGAACCTACTAATAATTTGGACATTGAGTCAATAGACGCCTTATCAGAGGCCATCAATGAATACAAAGGAG CTGTGATCATCGTGAGTCATGACGCGCGACTCATCACGGAGACTCAGTGCCAGCTGTGGGTGGTGGAGGACTGCACCGTCAACCAGATCGAGGGAGACTTTGATGACTACAAGAGGGAAGTGTTGGAGGCCCTTGGAGAAACCATGGTCAATAAGGTCAATCCATGA
- the abcf1 gene encoding ATP-binding cassette sub-family F member 1 isoform X2 produces MPKKAKEETEWVDTDVAPGAEKTVKKGKKDKKGKKSFFEELSTESKPEKVDEAAGKDNQTKQPQKKKERRKGKGVDVGEKDDEDVMLTLKNLSVQGSDEEDEPGITPSKGNKKTTGNIFAALSQGQSDDEQDLDEDDDKPVVKKGKGKAAEQQRNIADNKDDDEEDDEGSDSMMSAEDVIAQQAKEATDDPFANLSKKEKKKKKKQMEYERQVASVRAQNALEGDFSVSQAELSSRQAMLENASDIKLEKFSISAHGKELFVNADLLIVAGRRYGLVGPNGKGKTTLLKHIANRALSIPPNIDVLLCEQEVIADDTPAVQAVLKADTRRLKLLEEEKMLQARLEKGEDSVAQRLEKVYEELRVIGAAAAEAKARRILAGLSFTPEMQNRATKRFSGGWRMRVSLARALFMEPTLLMLDEPTNHLDLNAVIWLNNYLQSWKKTLLIVSHDQSFLDDVCTDIIHLDNQKLYYYRGNYLTFKKMYVQKQKELQKQYDKQEKKLKELKAGGKSTKQAEKQTKEALTRKQQKGKKKGPQEEESLEAPELLKRPKEYTVKFTFPNPPPLSPPILGLHSVDFGYEGQKPLFKNVDFGIDMDSRICIVGPNGVGKSTLLLLLTGKLNPIKGEMRKNHRLKVGFFNQQYADQLNMEETATEYLMRNFNLPYQDSRKCLGRFGLESHAHTIQISKLSGGQKARVVFSELACRQPDVLILDEPTNNLDIESIDALSEAINEYKGAVIIVSHDARLITETQCQLWVVEDCTVNQIEGDFDDYKREVLEALGETMVNKVNP; encoded by the exons atgcctaaaaaagcaaaagaagaaacagaatgGGTGGACACTGATGTCGCTCCAGGGGCAG aaaaaacagttaaaaaaggaaagaaagacaaaaaggggaaaaagaGT ttttttgaaGAGCTCTCAACTGAAAGCAAACCTGAGAAGGTCGATGAGGCTGCTGGGAAAGACAATCAAACAAAACAG ccccagaaaaaaaaagaacgacgGAAAGGAAAAGGAGTGGATGTGGGTGAGAAGGATGATGAGGATGTCATGCTGACCTTGAAAAATCTCTCAGTGCAAGGAAGCGATGAGGAAGATGAACCAG GCATCACACCCAgcaaaggaaacaagaaaacg ACTGGAAACATCTTTGCTGCTCTGAGCCAAGGACAGAGTGATGATGAACAAGATCTGGATGAAGATGACGATAAACCTGTAGTGAAG aaaggaaaaggaaaagcagCTGAGCAACAACGGAACATAGCTGATAATAAGGATGAcgatgaggaagatgatgaaggAAGTGACAGTATGATG AGCGCTGAGGATGTCATTGCACAACAGGCCAAGGAGGCAACAGATGACCCGTTTGCTAACCTGagtaaaaaggagaaaaagaagaaaaaaaaacag ATGGAATATGAGCGTCAGGTGGCAAGTGTCCGAGCTCAAAACGCATTGGAAGGAGATTTCTCGGTATCTCAGGCCGAGCTGTCCTCCAGGCAGGCGATGCTGGAGAATGCCTCAGATATTAAG CTGGAGAAGTTCAGCATATCTGCTCATGGCAAGGAGCTTTTTGTCAATGCTGACCTTCTGATTGTGGCAGGAAGAAGATATGGTTTAGTTGGACCAAATGG CAAAGGAAAGACCACCTTACTAAAACACATAGCAAACAGAGCTCTCAGTATCCCCCCCAACATCGACGTGTTGCTGTGTGAACAGG AGGTGATAGCTGATGACACCCCGGCAGTGCAAGCTGTGCTGAAAGCTGACACCCGCCGCCTGAAGCTCCTCGAGGAGGAGAAGATGCTCCAGGCTCGTCTGGAGAAGGGAGAGGACAGCGTGGCCCAGAGGCTGGAGAAG GTGTATGAAGAGCTGAGGGTGattggagctgcagcagcagaggccaAGGCCAGACGGATCCTGGCCGGTCTGTCTTTTACCCCTGAGATGCAGAACAGAGCCACCAAGCGTTTCTCAGGAGGATGGAGGATGAGAGTTTCCCTTGCTAG agccCTGTTCATGGAGCCCACCCTGCTGATGCTGGATGAGCCCACCAACCACCTGGACCTGAACGCTGTCATCTGGCTGAACAA CTACCTTCAAAGCTGGAAGAAGACTCTCCTCATAGTGTCCCATGACCAGAGTTTTCTCGATGATGTGTGTACTGATATTATCCACCTAGACAACCAAAAACTCTACTATTATAGAGGAAACTATT TGACCTTCAAGAAAATGTACGTGCAGAAGCAGAAGGAGTTGCAGAAGCAATATGACAAACAGGAGAAGAAACTCAAAGAGCTGAAGGCTGGAGGCAAGTCCACCAAGCAGGCT GAGAAACAGACTAAGGAGGCCCTGACCAGGAAGCAGCAAAAGGGCAAAAAGAAAGGACCTCAGGAGGAGGAGAGCCTGGAGGCTCCAGAGCTGCTCAAGAGGCCAAAGGAGTACACTGTGAAGTTCACCTTCCCCAACCCTCCTCCACTCTCTCCACCCATCCTGGGCCTGCACA GTGTTGACTTTGGCTACGAGGGTCAGAAGCCTCTCTTCAAAAATGTGGACTTTGGCATTGACATGGACTCCAGGA TTTGCATCGTGGGACCCAATGGTGTTGGGAAGAgtactctgctgctgctgctcacagGAAAATTAAATCCT attaAGGGTGAAATGAGGAAGAATCACCGCTTG AAAGTGGGCTTCTTTAATCAGCAATATGCTGATCAACTGAACATGGAGGAGACGGCAACAGAGTATCTAATGAGAAACTTCAACCTGCCCTACCAGGATAGCAGAAAGTGCCTGGGACGCTTTGGCCTTGAAAGTCATGCACACACCATTCAGATCTCCAAACTCTCTG GCGGCCAGAAAGCCAGAGTTGTGTTTTCAGAGTTGGCTTGTCGTCAGCCAGATGTGCTTATCTTG gatGAACCTACTAATAATTTGGACATTGAGTCAATAGACGCCTTATCAGAGGCCATCAATGAATACAAAGGAG CTGTGATCATCGTGAGTCATGACGCGCGACTCATCACGGAGACTCAGTGCCAGCTGTGGGTGGTGGAGGACTGCACCGTCAACCAGATCGAGGGAGACTTTGATGACTACAAGAGGGAAGTGTTGGAGGCCCTTGGAGAAACCATGGTCAATAAGGTCAATCCATGA
- the mrps18b gene encoding small ribosomal subunit protein mS40 — protein sequence MAAYVLNISRIFSRELISASFQFHRYRSCLQRLPAVKPPPLSALFTHQFGSSAACWQEAEVQAAQTADRYKQRPWDYLDSEEYVERYGSSAVWAGYRRNHKGGIPPQKTRKTCIRGDKICGNPCPICRDPNIIVHHQNVKLLQQFISPHTGMVYDPTLTGVCMKQQKKLNEAINKARDDGLLPFQIPHVDFSGEDYSNTHDAVGLTSPPPFLSPSEPWYKWYGEISPDDKKVDQVKKIYKAYLKH from the exons ATGGCCGCGTACGTGTTGAACATATCCAGGATATTTTCTCGTGAATTAATTTCAGCTTCATTCCAGTTTCATCGATATCGG TCCTGCCTGCAGAGGCTGCCTGCGGTGAAGCCGCCTCCCCTCTCTGCTCTCTTCACACACCAGTTCGGGAGTTCAGCAGCATGTTGGCAGGAGGCTGAGGTCCAGGCGGCACAGACTGCAGATCGGTACAAACAAAGACCCTGGGATTACCTGGACAGCGAAG AGTATGTTGAGCGGTACGGCAGCAGTGCGGTGTGGGCAGGCTACAGGAGGAACCACAAGGGAGGCATCCCGCCCCAGAAGACACGCAAGACTTGCATT agaggAGACAAGATATGTGGGAACCCCTGTCCAATTTGTAGAGATCCTAACATTATCGTCCACCATCAG AATGTGAAATTACTCCAGCAGTTTATCAGCCCACACACTGGAATGGTGTATGATCCCACTCTGACTG GTGTGTGtatgaaacaacagaaaaagctgAATGAAGCCATCAACAAAGCAAGAGATGACG GTTTACTTCCTTTTCAGATTCCACATGTGGATTTTTCAGGAGAGGATTACTCCAACACTCATGATGCTGTTGGGCTCACATCACCTCCACCATTCCTCAGCCCTAGTGAACCCTGGTATAAATGGTATGGAGAAATATCGCCTGATGATAAGAAAGTGGATCAAGTCAAGAAGATATACAAGGCTTATTTAAAACACTAG